From Nicotiana tabacum cultivar K326 chromosome 15, ASM71507v2, whole genome shotgun sequence, the proteins below share one genomic window:
- the LOC107800835 gene encoding LEAF RUST 10 DISEASE-RESISTANCE LOCUS RECEPTOR-LIKE PROTEIN KINASE-like 1.2 isoform X1, with protein MCPSQLFSFFFVSLLLFFINSSGANTNTITSFAYCPSSICHGRNISYPFWSHDSFNSSSPQYCGYPGFGIHCSQTDPILNISNVSFAVKHINYTTYSFTLEDIDAFDSRDCPRAHHNLTLGDLPLKYSELDLNLTFYFNCINSLSSGLSLDCLNSGGNKSYLYIEDNEPDHLNWYGICEKKVVATVMDSGWIRELGAVIGEELTGGLSAAMKEGFVLDWGVATECGKCEASEGRCGYDNSTNESLCYCKDGTLKFDHCNGRNKIGLKVGIGVGAAAFTALMAGVIFLFYRRRQKKLYAGSSLFSTSILSYPSSTKDPEKATSLIGVHLFDYNELDEATNNFDSKKELGDGGYGTVYKGKLRDGRVVAVKRLYENNCRRVEQFMNEIDILTRLHHPNLVTLYGCTSRHSRELLLVYEYISNGTVADHLHGVHSKPGSLAWNTRMKISLETASALAYLHASDVIHRDVKTNNILLDSNFCVKVADFGLSRLFPSDVTHVSTAPQGTPGYVDPEYHECYQLTDKSDVYSFGVVLIELISSLPAVDICRHRHEINLSNMAINKIQGNALQELVDSNLGFDTDDKVRSMVTAVAELAFQCLQSDRELRPSMQEVVEALLRIQRINNTTGKTDKGCPDDDTGLLNSITLLVSPDSVTTKWSSSPTTPNS; from the exons ATGTGTCCAAGTCAattattctccttcttcttcgtctCTCTCCTTCTTTTCTTCATCAACTCCAGTGGAGCTAATACTAATACTATTACGTCCTTTGCATATTGCCCTTCATCTATTTGCCATGGACGTAATATTTCGTATCCTTTTTGGAGCCATGACAGTTTCAACTCATCATCTCCGCAGTACTGTGGTTATCCAGGATTTGGGATCCACTGCTCTCAAACCGATCCAATTCTTAACATTTCAAATGTTTCTTTCGCCGTTAAACACATAAATTACACCACGTACTCCTTTACCCTGGAAGATATTGATGCTTTTGATAGCAGAGATTGCCCCAGGGCACATCATAACCTCACTCTGGGAGATTTGCCATTGAAATATTCAGAGCTTGATCTAAACCTTACTTTCTATTTTAACTGTATCAATTCGCTTTCATCTGGTCTTTCGTTAGATTGCTTAAATTCAGGTGGAAACAAGTCATATTTATATATTGAGGATAATGAGCCGGATCATTTGAATTGGTACGGAATTTGTGAGAAGAAAGTGGTGGCGACGGTGATGGACAGTGGGTGGATTCGAGAACTCGGTGCGGTCATAGGTGAGGAGTTGACTGGAGGACTTAGCGCGGCTATGAAGGAGGGGTTCGTGCTGGACTGGGGGGTCGCAACGGAGTGCGGCAAGTGTGAGGCATCAGAGGGGCGTTGTGGTTACGACAATTCAACCAACGAGTCCTTGTGCTATTGCAAAGATGGCACCCTAAAGTTTGATCACTGCAACG GAAGAAACAAAATCGGATTGAAGGTTGGCATAG GAGTTGGTGCAGCTGCATTTACTGCTTTGATGGCAggtgtaatttttcttttctatcgTCGTAGACAGAAGAAACTTTATGCTGGTTCGTCCTTGTTCTCGACAAGCATTCTCTCCTATCCCTCCTCAACAAAAGATCCCGAAAAGGCTACTAGCTTAATCGGAGTTCACCTCTTTGATTACAACGAACTAGATGAAGCCACTAACAATTTTGATTCCAAGAAAGAGCTTGGAGATGGTGGATATGGCACAGTATACAAAG GTAAACTTCGAGATGGGCGTGTTGTTGCTGTAAAACGTTTATATGAAAACAACTGCAGGAGGGTTGAGCAATTCATGAATGAAATTGATATCTTAACACGGTTGCATCATCCAAATCTAGTCACCCTTTACGGATGCACATCTCGCCATTCCAGGGAGCTTCTACTTGTTTATGAATACATTTCCAATGGAACAGTTGCTGATCATCTACATGGTGTACATTCAAAGCCTGGATCGCTTGCTTGGAATACACGAATGAAGATTTCCTTAGAAACAGCAAGTGCATTAGCCTATCTCCATGCTTCAGATGTCATTCACAGAGATGTAAAAACTAACAATATCCTCTTAGACAGCAATTTCTGTGTTAAAGTAGCAGATTTTGGCTTGTCTCGGCTTTTTCCATCGGATGTTACACATGTCTCAACAGCTCCACAGGGTACTCCTGGATATGTTGATCCCGAGTACCACGAGTGCTATCAGCTCACTGACAAAAGTGATGTTTATAGTTTCGGAGTGGTACTAATTGAACTTATATCATCACTGCCTGCTGTTGATATCTGTAGGCACCGACATGAAATAAATTTGTCGAATATGGCCATTAACAAGATTCAAGGCAATGCATTACAGGAGTTGGTGGATTCAAATCTTGGGTTTGACACTGATGACAAAGTAAGGTCAATGGTTACTGCAGTGGCGGAGTTGGCATTTCAGTGTCTGCAGAGTGATAGGGAATTGAGACCGTCTATGCAGGAAGTCGTGGAGGCGCTGCTGAGAATTCAGAGAATTAATAACACAACAGGGAAAACAGATAAGGGATGTCCTGATGATGATACAGGGTTGTTGAATAGTATCACGTTATTAGTATCACCTGATTCGGTTACTACAAAATGGAGCAGCAGTCCAACGACACCCAACTCCTAG
- the LOC107800835 gene encoding LEAF RUST 10 DISEASE-RESISTANCE LOCUS RECEPTOR-LIKE PROTEIN KINASE-like 1.2 isoform X2, protein MNLQSLFMVKKSVSVLVIAILFITLADDTLSIYLNSTACITHSCGNGVKISYPFWIPEKQPPYCGLPAYNVACNKDKSLLHISGDEFIIKEVFYTNNSILLAKADVFDENNKCPVPTHNFSLRGTPFRSGPNTADLFFFYECTQPYERETYAVNCASNATHHSFAVFHTELLEHSNYSVESCQDPVYALVETDSLDRLLKMNYMQVLQKGFFLQWDGTNCRDCQHSGGHCGVQNNEFICICKDQPQQRTCLHGRNKIGLKVGIGVGAAAFTALMAGVIFLFYRRRQKKLYAGSSLFSTSILSYPSSTKDPEKATSLIGVHLFDYNELDEATNNFDSKKELGDGGYGTVYKGKLRDGRVVAVKRLYENNCRRVEQFMNEIDILTRLHHPNLVTLYGCTSRHSRELLLVYEYISNGTVADHLHGVHSKPGSLAWNTRMKISLETASALAYLHASDVIHRDVKTNNILLDSNFCVKVADFGLSRLFPSDVTHVSTAPQGTPGYVDPEYHECYQLTDKSDVYSFGVVLIELISSLPAVDICRHRHEINLSNMAINKIQGNALQELVDSNLGFDTDDKVRSMVTAVAELAFQCLQSDRELRPSMQEVVEALLRIQRINNTTGKTDKGCPDDDTGLLNSITLLVSPDSVTTKWSSSPTTPNS, encoded by the exons ATGAACCTTCAAAGCCTATTCATGGTCAAGAAATCTGTTTCTGTTCTTGTCATTGCTATTCTTTTCATTACCTTAGCAGATGACACTCTCTCTATATACCTCAATTCTACTGCTTGTATTACACATAGTTGTGGTAATGGAGTTAAGATATCATACCCCTTTTGGATTCCTGAGAAACAACCACCTTATTGTGGCTTACCAGCTTATAATGTCGCCTGCAATAAGGATAAGTCACTTCTTCATATTTCTGGAGATGAATTTATCATTAAAGAAGTGTTTTACACAAACAACTCAATTCTCCTAGCTAAAGCAGATGTGTTTGATGAAAACAACAAATGTCCAGTACCAACACATAATTTTAGCCTCAGGGGTACTCCGTTTCGCTCAGGGCCTAACACTGCagatctcttcttcttctatgaATGTACTCAACCTTATGAAAGGGAGACATATGCTGTTAATTGTGCCAGCAATGCCACTCATCATTCTTTTGCTGTTTTCCATACTGAGCTTTTGGAGCACTCTAACTATTCAGTCGAATCGTGTCAAGATCCTGTTTATGCCCTTGTTGAGACTGATTCTTTAGATAGATTGCTAAAAATGAATTACATGCAAGTTCTGCAAAAGGGATTCTTTCTACAATGGGATGGGACTAATTGTAGAGATTGCCAGCATAGTGGAGGGCACTGTGGTGTTCAAAACAATGAATTTATTTGCATTTGCAAAGACCAACCCCAACAAAGGACTTGCCTTCATG GAAGAAACAAAATCGGATTGAAGGTTGGCATAG GAGTTGGTGCAGCTGCATTTACTGCTTTGATGGCAggtgtaatttttcttttctatcgTCGTAGACAGAAGAAACTTTATGCTGGTTCGTCCTTGTTCTCGACAAGCATTCTCTCCTATCCCTCCTCAACAAAAGATCCCGAAAAGGCTACTAGCTTAATCGGAGTTCACCTCTTTGATTACAACGAACTAGATGAAGCCACTAACAATTTTGATTCCAAGAAAGAGCTTGGAGATGGTGGATATGGCACAGTATACAAAG GTAAACTTCGAGATGGGCGTGTTGTTGCTGTAAAACGTTTATATGAAAACAACTGCAGGAGGGTTGAGCAATTCATGAATGAAATTGATATCTTAACACGGTTGCATCATCCAAATCTAGTCACCCTTTACGGATGCACATCTCGCCATTCCAGGGAGCTTCTACTTGTTTATGAATACATTTCCAATGGAACAGTTGCTGATCATCTACATGGTGTACATTCAAAGCCTGGATCGCTTGCTTGGAATACACGAATGAAGATTTCCTTAGAAACAGCAAGTGCATTAGCCTATCTCCATGCTTCAGATGTCATTCACAGAGATGTAAAAACTAACAATATCCTCTTAGACAGCAATTTCTGTGTTAAAGTAGCAGATTTTGGCTTGTCTCGGCTTTTTCCATCGGATGTTACACATGTCTCAACAGCTCCACAGGGTACTCCTGGATATGTTGATCCCGAGTACCACGAGTGCTATCAGCTCACTGACAAAAGTGATGTTTATAGTTTCGGAGTGGTACTAATTGAACTTATATCATCACTGCCTGCTGTTGATATCTGTAGGCACCGACATGAAATAAATTTGTCGAATATGGCCATTAACAAGATTCAAGGCAATGCATTACAGGAGTTGGTGGATTCAAATCTTGGGTTTGACACTGATGACAAAGTAAGGTCAATGGTTACTGCAGTGGCGGAGTTGGCATTTCAGTGTCTGCAGAGTGATAGGGAATTGAGACCGTCTATGCAGGAAGTCGTGGAGGCGCTGCTGAGAATTCAGAGAATTAATAACACAACAGGGAAAACAGATAAGGGATGTCCTGATGATGATACAGGGTTGTTGAATAGTATCACGTTATTAGTATCACCTGATTCGGTTACTACAAAATGGAGCAGCAGTCCAACGACACCCAACTCCTAG
- the LOC107800833 gene encoding LEAF RUST 10 DISEASE-RESISTANCE LOCUS RECEPTOR-LIKE PROTEIN KINASE-like 2.4 yields MVMLFLYQLSTCFLLILVITIPSSYSFLFEGESINCEAAYNCGNIHGIKYPFWGGSVRSRLCGRDDYFLECKDNLSTLPVFSFSQRKYSGYRPSKFHVLSINESSTRMRIVHDNLWHNVCPKSSSLFNLNKYNTTLINGLRYVPGTRFINIFYGCNPEVLSQVQLPSNINCSVVGTTNTGVFFADEIVGNYDKGCSFSIVVPLVSTAYTQLWDATLKLQEAVNEGFEVDYSDASGGCLACQDSGGICEFDIEFRCRCGDTTFPFTCPVNVKSVLMQPNTNLARKIHFLKLTTGISVAGIGMLIFFGIMYTQYRKSFKKCIRLINGETEDQSLEALLKQYGSLATKRYSYKEIKKMTHGFNDKLGEGGYGGVYKGILANGRVVAVKILKATKGDGEEFINEVASISQTSHVNVVSLLGYCLDGSKRALIYDFMPNGSLEKYIYGNGSHLGLHRLYQIAVGIAKGLEYLHRGCNTRILHFDIKPHNILLDEEFCPKISDFGLAKLCTRKESIVSMLGARGTIGYIAPEVISRSFGGVSHKSDVYSYGMMVLEMVGGRKNVKEEVSHTSEIYFPYWAYQHVQLDDELKLQGIINKEEEEETARKMILVGLWCIQTDPAVRPSMSKVIDMLEGNLTLQVPPKPLLCTPYCSGRHSLSARGMPLNASLISPSSSALSSLEASAIL; encoded by the exons ATGGTTATGTTATTCTTATATCAACTCTCAACCTGTTTCCTCCTAATTTTAGTCATCACAATTCCATCATCTTACAGCTTTTTGTTTGAAGGCGAGAGTATAAACTGCGAAGCTGCTTACAACTGTGGAAATATACATGGTATTAAGTATCCTTTCTGGGGAGGTAGTGTGCGATCAAGACTATGTGGCCGAGACGATTACTTTCTTGAATGCAAAGATAATCTGTCCACTTTGCCTGTTTTTTCCTTCTCACAAAGAAAATACTCGGGTTATCGACCTTCAAAATTTCATGTACTGTCTATTAACGAATCCTCAACTCGAATGAGGATTGTGCATGATAATCTTTGGCATAATGTTTGTCCAAAATCTTCTTCTTTGTTCAATCTCAACAAGTATAACACCACCTTAATCAACGGTCTCAG GTACGTCCCTGGAACTAGATTTATAAACATATTCTACGGCTGCAATCCTGAGGTTCTGTCACAGGTACAGCTTCCAAGCAATATTAATTGTTCTGTGGTAGGAACAACCAACACTGGTGTTTTCTTTGCTGATGAAATTGTTGGAAATTATGATAAAGGATGTTCTTTCAGTATAGTGGTTCCTCTTGTTTCTACTGCTTATACGCAACTGTGGGACGCAACTCTAAAGCTGCAGGAGGCTGTGAATGAGGGGTTTGAAGTGGATTATAGTGATGCCTCAGGTGGCTGTTTGGCTTGTCAAGATTCAGGAGGGATATGTGAATTTGATATCGAGTTTCGTTGTCGTTGTGGAGAtacaacttttccttttacctGTCCAGTTAATGTAAAGTCAGTTTTGATGCAACCAAACACTAATTTAGCAAGAAAGATTCATTTTCTCAAGTTGACAACAG GAATTTCGGTTGCTGGAATtgggatgttaatcttctttggaATTATGTATACACAATATAGAAAATCATTCAAGAAGTGCATAAGATTAATTAACGGCGAAACAGAAGATCAGAGTCTAGAGGCCTTACTTAAGCAATATGGATCACTGGCAACAAAGAGATACAGCTATAAGGAAATCAAGAAAATGACACATGGATTCAACGATAAGCTTGGTGAAGGAGGTTATGGAGGGGTCTACAAAGGTATTCTTGCTAACGGCCGAGTTGTTGCAGTAAAGATTCTGAAAGCAACTAAAGGTGATGGAGAAGAATTTATCAATGAGGTCGCGAGCATCAGTCAAACTTCCCATGTCAACGTCGTGTCTCTTTTGGGATATTGTCTTGATGGGAGCAAAAGAGCTCTTATTTATGACTTCATGCCAAATGGATCCCTAGAGAAATACATTTATGGTAATGGCTCTCACTTGGGACTGCACAGATTGTATCAAATTGCAGTTGGAATTGCTAAAGGATTGGAGTATCTGCACCGGGGATGCAACACAAGAATTTTGCATTTTGACATAAAGCCTCATAACATACTCCTTGATGAGGAATTCTGtcctaaaatatcagattttggttTGGCTAAACTCTGCACAAGGAAAGAAAGCATTGTATCTATGTTAGGAGCACGAGGGACGATTGGTTATATTGCTCCTGAAGTCATCAGTAGGAGTTTTGGAGGAGTCTCACACAAGTCTGATGTCTATAGTTATGGAATGATGGTTTTAGAAATGGTCGGAGgaagaaaaaatgtgaaagaagaaGTAAGCCATACAAGTGAGATATATTTTCCTTACTGGGCGTATCAGCACGTTCAGCTAGACGATGAGCTGAAACTACAAGGGATtataaacaaagaagaagaagaagaaactgcAAGGAAGATGATATTAGTAGGACTGTGGTGCATACAAACCGATCCAGCAGTAAGGCCATCGATGAGCAAAGTTATTGACATGTTAGAAGGTAATTTGACCTTACAAGTACCACCAAAACCTTTATTATGTACTCCTTATTGTTCAGGAAGACATTCTTTGAGCGCGCGAGGAATGCCCCTCAACGCCTCCTTGATTTCTCCTTCAAGTTCAGCTCTTAGTTCTCTTGAAGCATCTGCTATTTTATAG
- the LOC107800834 gene encoding uncharacterized protein LOC107800834, with product MSTESQSSPSVVSSTTVGTRSLPVGSMASGVVDSAHPYYLHLSDYPGMNLVSSVFDGRSYGGWRRAVVITLSAKNKLEFINGSLAVPAADSGLQQAWARSNDMVLSWLLNSLSKEIADGVLYSQSAKDLWSDLEDRFSQINGANLFQLQKELSVVVQGSSSVSTYFTKMKSLWDELDALNTFSACVCECDCGVKTKNQKAHQDERLLQF from the coding sequence ATGTCTACTGAATCTCAGAGCAGCCCTTCAGTTGTTTCTTCCACTACTGTTGGAACTAGATCCCTTCCAGTAGGTTCCATGGCTAGTGGTGTTGTTGATTCAGCACACCCTTACTATCTTCACCTTTCAGATTACCCAGGAATGAACCTGGTTTCTTCAGTATTTGATGGCAGGAGCTATGGTGGTTGGAGAAGAGCCGTGGTGATAACTTTGTCAGCAAAGAACAAGCTAGAGTTCATTAATGGATCCCTAGCTGTTCCAGCTGCAGACTCAGGTCTTCAACAGGCCTGGGCCAGATCAAATGACATGGTGCTTTCATGGCTCCTTAACTCCCTTTCAAAGGAAATAGCAGACGGTGTGCTGTATTCCCAGAGTGCCAAAGATCTTTGGAGTGACTTGGAAGATAGATTTAGTCAAATAAATGGAGCTAATCTCTTCCAACTACAGAAAGAACTAAGTGTTGTGGTGCAGGGGAGTTCAAGTGTGTCTACTTACTTCACCAAAATGAAGAGCTTATGGGATGAGCTAGATGCTCTCAACACATTCTCTGCATGTGTGTGTGAATGTGACTGTGGAGTAAAGACAAAGAACCAGAAGGCTCATCAGGATGAAAGGCTCTTGCAATTCTAA